GTCATCACGGACACCGCGTTCGTGGCCGTTTGCACGTTGGCACTAGCCAAGTCGTCATCGCGTTCCTGCAAACGTTCCACGAACCGCACAAACTGGAAGAGTCCCTTAAAACTACTACGTTCGTAAGTCTGGGCGCGCTCGTACAAGGCGTGCAGGTTGGCCTGCCGCTGTGCGCCGGCCGGCATCCCCCCGACGTAGTCCAGAAATCCCGTTTCTTGATAAATCCGCCAAATTAACGTGACCAACTGGTTCTGCTGGGCGATGTCGCGAAATTGGCGCAGCTGGGTCAAGAAATGCGCGATCTTGCGGTACACCGTCGCCTGCATCTCACTACTCTGGTGATCATTATAGGTTTGCTGGAAGTGCAACAGGGCCTGGTAGTAGTCCCCCGTTCGCTGATTGATTCGTAGCAAAGCTAACTCATTTTCGTTCAGCCCCACGATGGGTGAGCGTAAAACGGCCACCAACGGAATGTCCTGATACGGATTATCGATAATGCGCAGTAGGGCCATCATGATTTGGATTTCGGTGGTCTTGAAGTAGTTCTGGGCGTCGTTGACCACCACGGGGATGTTTAACCGTCGCAACTCGTCCGTAATGATCAGGTTATTCGACCGGGTTGGCGTTAACAGGGTGATGTCGCGGTATTCGATGGGACGCGTCTGCTTGGCATCGCGGTCATAGATGGGCGTCTTTGCCGCGATGAGTTCCTGGATCTGCTTCCCGGCCAAGAGCACCTCTCCCTGGTGCTTATCGTCGACCTGAAAAGTTTCGTCCATGGCCTCAGCGGTGGTCTCGGTAGTGGGTTCATCACTGAGATAGACTAACAGATTGGCCGTACTCTGCACATCGTCGGGATAGTAGGTGGCCCCGAACCGCAGTAAGGCGTCACCCGTGTAGGCCACCTCCCCCAGTTCACGGTTCATCAATTGTTTAAAAATCAGATTAGTAAAGTCGTCAACGTTGGCCATGGACCGGAAATTTTCGGCTAACGTGATGGTTTGCCCCGCCGCTGCATCGGTTGCGTACCGGTCGGCTTTGGCCATAAACAACGTCGGATCAGCCTGCCGGAAGCGGTAAATCGATTGCTTAACATCCCCCACCATAAACCGGTTCCCCGTTGGCGCGGGTTGCGCGATGGCGGAGAGAATCGCTTCCTGCAAGCTGTTAGTGTCCTGGTATTCGTCGACCATGATTTCGGCGTACTGGTCACGCATTTGCTCACGGACGTGCTGAGAATCCGGCGTTGCTTGACTCAAAATCTCTAAGGCCGCGTGTTCCACGTCCGCAAAGTCCAGCACGTGGCGCCGAAACTTCTCTTGCAGGTAGGCCTCGCGGTAAGCCGTGACGACTCGCGCCAATTCGGTCACCAGGTCGGCCGACGCCTGCATGGTGGCCCGCACATCGGTTTCGTTTTGGAGAAAATAAGTGTCCAGCAGGGTCTTCCATTGTTTGTGTGCCGGGTCGTAATAGGTTTTCTTCAACTCGTCGAGCACCGGCCGATTCTCGTCGGTCTTAGCAACCGCCGGCATCCGCCCCCATTTAAAGCCTTGCACGCGCTCACGCAACGTGTTCCAATCGCTAGTGGCAAGCTCGCTAATCAACTGGTCCCAGGCCGTACCCAGGTCAGCCAGATGATTGGCAGGCTTCACTAACCCCACGTTTTCGGCCATCTCCTGGGCACTCAGCAGATCAGCGCGAATCTGCTTGAATTGGTCGGCCAATAATGGTTGGAGCCGCGTACGGTAGAAGCGACTCTGGGTAAGCTGATCGGTCTCCAACTGGTAGGCCTGCGGCAGTGCCGCCAACCAGGCTTGCGGGTCCGGTGCCGCGTCGGCAAAAGTGTAGACGCGTTGGACCAAATCCGTGAGGCCATCGTCGTTTCGATCGCTAGAGAAATTTTCGGTCAACCGGGCAAATTGACCGTCCGAATCATCAGCGTAAAGTTGTTCACGTAGATCCATCCAGACCTCGTCTCGGAGCAGACTACTTTCGGTATTATCGGCCAGTAGCCGAAAGACCGGGTCGTAATCGATGACGTAGTAGTAGCGTTGTAGCACTCGTAAACAAAAGGCATCCAACGTGCTGATATCGGCGACGGGTAAAAGGTTCAATTGCTTCAGGTAAAATTGCTGGCGTTGACTATCCCCCTGGGTGGCCGCTAACTCTTGTCGGAGGGCCGTTTGGATCCGGTCGCGCATTTCGGCGGCCGCCGCTTTGGTGAAGGTCACGATCAGGATGTGATCGATGCCAGTCCCGCCCTTAAGCCGCTCAATCACCCGTTGGACCAACACCCGGGTCTTCCCGGAACCAGCCGAAGCGGAGACCAAGAGATCGGTTCCCGTCTGATGGATGGCCTGATCCTGACTCGGTGTAAATTTAAATTGATTACTCATGGTCTTCCCCCTTAGCAGCCTGCCGCTTGGCGATTTCGGCCTGAATCAACTTCATGACCTCGTCACGGCTCAACGGCTGTAAATCGTGATAACTATTTTCTTCGAGTAACGGATCGAACTGCATGATGGCCTTGTACGGTGAGTACTGGAGGGCCGTGCGGTTTTGCTCCCGCACCGGGCTTAACGCGATTTTACCCGCAAAGATTTGCGTCGCGGCCTGCTGAATCAGATACTCCGTGTGTGCCAACAGGTTATCCAGCTCACTCGGCGTGACTAGCAGCTTACTCCGCGACGTGAACCCCTTGGCGGTCTTGCGTAACCCCTGAAACAACTGCGAAAAATCGTTTTTCGTCTT
Above is a window of Levilactobacillus zymae DNA encoding:
- the addA gene encoding helicase-exonuclease AddAB subunit AddA codes for the protein MSNQFKFTPSQDQAIHQTGTDLLVSASAGSGKTRVLVQRVIERLKGGTGIDHILIVTFTKAAAAEMRDRIQTALRQELAATQGDSQRQQFYLKQLNLLPVADISTLDAFCLRVLQRYYYVIDYDPVFRLLADNTESSLLRDEVWMDLREQLYADDSDGQFARLTENFSSDRNDDGLTDLVQRVYTFADAAPDPQAWLAALPQAYQLETDQLTQSRFYRTRLQPLLADQFKQIRADLLSAQEMAENVGLVKPANHLADLGTAWDQLISELATSDWNTLRERVQGFKWGRMPAVAKTDENRPVLDELKKTYYDPAHKQWKTLLDTYFLQNETDVRATMQASADLVTELARVVTAYREAYLQEKFRRHVLDFADVEHAALEILSQATPDSQHVREQMRDQYAEIMVDEYQDTNSLQEAILSAIAQPAPTGNRFMVGDVKQSIYRFRQADPTLFMAKADRYATDAAAGQTITLAENFRSMANVDDFTNLIFKQLMNRELGEVAYTGDALLRFGATYYPDDVQSTANLLVYLSDEPTTETTAEAMDETFQVDDKHQGEVLLAGKQIQELIAAKTPIYDRDAKQTRPIEYRDITLLTPTRSNNLIITDELRRLNIPVVVNDAQNYFKTTEIQIMMALLRIIDNPYQDIPLVAVLRSPIVGLNENELALLRINQRTGDYYQALLHFQQTYNDHQSSEMQATVYRKIAHFLTQLRQFRDIAQQNQLVTLIWRIYQETGFLDYVGGMPAGAQRQANLHALYERAQTYERSSFKGLFQFVRFVERLQERDDDLASANVQTATNAVSVMTIHGSKGLEFPVVFLMDASRQFNRQDQQGNYVLSGKDGIGIDYLNTRTRVKTPSLQKLLTAQAISRASLAEEMRKLYVALTRAESRIYIVGSAKSREQALTTWSQAFQSTDLVLPATMREKSTVANYLDWVGMCLIRTPQAQVQEWQTEHAAISPLAGDPTHFGVTFATAADLAPSKPVAPTQMDWLDQAQAAADQVTAPQVNGAALKQLMDFKYPHQAATVTTAYQSVSEAKRLFEEPDTALMAESQNTTTGQAGRRYVGHNFARPEFLQTVRAPLPTEIGTATHLVLQQLDVTVLPTVERIQALIDRLVAGKVLTPQVAQRVDPQAILRFYATPVGQAILAHPEQLHREVPFSLLMPAKSLFRDFQERASQVLVHGIIDGYLTTPTGLILFDYKTDHVNRQDPAASVAKLVDRYGGQVNLYATALHQMTGQPVLHQYLYLLGIGELVEVPQQTIQAD